From one Babesia bovis T2Bo chromosome 3, whole genome shotgun sequence genomic stretch:
- a CDS encoding putative 2-oxoisovalerate dehydrogenase E1 component alpha subunitputative — protein MMRIGFKRITPALSRLSSSHPLAIGHVMRRNFSQIAKRPENPRVFENPTDVKPYVQGLRYTEFTNELQLIEDSQVIPIFQVMDPDGNLLGSWKNPFESDEAVLEHYKTMVRLSIWDNLWYNIQRQGRISFYIQNQGEEAMQIGCGLALTPEDHIFGQYRELGVLFCKGFTVDDALNQLFANKGDECKGRQMPISYSKKECNIHAICTPLTSQLPHAAGAGYALKLAKANACAVGFFGEGAASEGDFHAAMNMAAVRQSQTIFACRNNGYAISTPVRDQYRGDGIAIRGVAYGMPSIRVDGNDLFASYIATKHAREHCIKHSTPICIEYMTYRLGHHSTSDESSQYRGAGEFDVWTSGGINAINRVKTYLEKRGIWDNERDEELQKEARKYMLKKIREVEQIKHCDLVSGIFDDVYDKPHLLLEEQRQSFIDHMERYGENYNLTKYEMA, from the exons atgatGAGGATAGGGTTTAAACGTATAACACCCGCTTTATCGCGGTTGTCATCGTCACACCCTCTGGCCATCGGCCATGTGATGCGTCGTAATTTTAGCCAAATTGCTAAACGACCTGAAAACCCTCGTGTTTTTGAGAATCCAACTGATGTTAAGCCTTATGTACAGGGATTGCGGTACACTGAGTTCACAAATGAGCTCCAGTTGATTGAGGACTCTCAGGTAATTCCTATCTTCCAGGTTATGGACCCCGATGGCAACCTTTTGGGCTCATGGAAGAACCCTTTCGAGAGTGACGAGGCAGTGTTGGAGCACTACAAGACTATGGTCCGACTGTCGATTTGGGACAACCTGTGGTACAATATCCAACGTCAAG GTCGTATCTCATTCTACATCCAGAACCAGGGTGAGGAGGCCATGCAAATTGGGTGTGGTTTAGCTTTAACCCCTGAAGACCACATCTTTGGTCAGTACCG TGAACTTGGTGTTCTATTTTGCAAGGGCTTCACTGTTGACGATGCATTGAATCAGCTATTTGCCAACAAGGGTGACGAGTGCAAAGGGCGTCAGATGCCCATTTCATACTCCAAAAAGGAGTGTAACATCCATGCCATCTGTACCCCGTTGACATCACAGCTACCTCACGCTGCAGGTGCTGGCTATGCCCTAAAGCTGGCTAAAGCCAACGCTTGTGCTGTAGGTTTCTTCGGAGAAGGTGCAGCGTCAGAGGGTGACTTCCATGCTGCTATGAACATGGCTGCGGTTCGTCAGTCTCAGACTATCTTTGCTTGCAGGAACAATGGCTATGCCATTTCAACTCCAGTGCGTGACCAGTACCGTGGTGACGGTATTGCCATCCGCGGTGTAGCTTATGGCATGCCCAGCATCAG GGTTGACGGTAACGATCTCTTTGCTTCGTACATTGCTACCAAGCATGCTCGTGAGCATTGCATCAAGCATTCAACTCCTATCTGCATTGAGTACATGACTTACCGTCTGGGTCACCACAGCACGTCTGATGAATCTTCGCAATACCGTGGCGCTGGCGAATTTGATGTGTGGACCTCGGGTGGTATAAACGCCATTAACCGTGTTAAGACCTACCTTGAGAAACGTGGTATCTGGGATAACGAGCGCGACGAGGAATTGCAAAAGGAGGCGCGCAAGTATATGCTCAAGAAGATTCGCGAGGTGGAGCAAATTAAGCACTGCGACCTCGTCTCTGGTATATTCGACGACGTTTACGACAAGCCGCACCTGCTGCTTGAGGAGCAGCGCCAGAGCTTCATAGACCACATGGAGCGTTACGGTGAAAACTACAACCTTACTAAATACGAGATGGCTTAG
- a CDS encoding putative integral membrane protein: protein MDRSSVYKRRVAHYVRVIGLKPSDDGSVHSAVDRFSVISSNVFIQLQTLHKLVEPYTVYVPLNAPKHLVGGYVETPKCSNVIAFIYNKRRLFGDTNIKDIVHDIRTAGDLIKHLSSGIEAEIKKSQESKVSRHLQEHRIGVIACLQHMLKLVQSYIEEYERYRLKFETTSSLALRIMTENCLKSLKTSVTREEEETTNSIAKEYLQLFMGDHTGKAVDVLHENTSVQTPVAAAGQLPPSEFTGSLTSKSRHSGHSTDSVVATRMEYLETPSDHDVQMLEMQHKALVQRVNESVQAAELSTIDGVQQRLTEISSMFEQFSGTLAVQLDMFECINANVMESLSNIETTETSLKKTESQGMSFMQQMMCYSFMGSALFLLLVDYIRSRSGNYIL from the coding sequence ATGGACCGATCTTCTGTATACAAGCGAAGGGTGGCTCACTACGTCCGGGTAATTGGTCTCAAACCGTCAGATGATGGTTCCGTGCATAGTGCCGTGGACAGGTTTTCTGTTATTTCTTCTAACGTATTTATACAACTCCAGACCTTGCACAAGCTGGTTGAACCCTATACAGTATACGTCCCGCTGAACGCCCCCAAACACCTGGTTGGTGGCTACGTGGAGACACCCAAGTGCTCAAATGTAATAGCATTCATATACAATAAACGGCGTTTGTTCGGTGATACGAATATCAAGGACATTGTACACGATATAAGAACTGCTGGCGATTTGATAAAGCACCTGTCAAGTGGTATCGAGGCTGAAATTAAAAAATCACAGGAATCTAAGGTGTCGCGACACTTGCAGGAACACCGAATAGGTGTGATAGCGTGTCTGCAGCATATGCTAAAATTGGTCCAATCATACATAGAGGAATACGAACGTTACCGTTTAAAGTTTGAGACTACCTCAAGTTTAGCGCTGCGTATAATGACGGAAAACTGCCTAAAGTCACTGAAAACTAGTGTAACCAGGGAAGAGGAAGAAACCACAAATAGCATCGCAAAGGAGTATCTCCAACTATTCATGGGTGATCACACTGGCAAGGCCGTTGATGTATTACATGAAAACACATCGGTGCAAACACCAGTGGCGGCAGCTGGTCAGTTGCCACCCAGCGAATTCACTGGGTCACTGACATCCAAGTCAAGGCACTCGGGGCATAGTACAGACTCGGTTGTGGCAACACGTATGGAGTATCTGGAAACACCTAGTGACCATGACGTACAAATGTTGGAGATGCAGCATAAGGCGTTGGTACAAAGGGTAAATGAATCTGTACAGGCAGCGGAATTGAGTACTATAGACGGTGTACAACAGCGCCTTACTGAGATATCATCGATGTTCGAACAGTTTAGTGGCACATTGGCGGTGCAACTGGATATGTTCGAATGCATCAACGCGAATGTCATGGAATCGCTGTCCAACATTGAGACCACGGAGACATCATTGAAGAAGACGGAGTCACAAGGCATGTCATTCATGCAACAGATGATGTGCTACTCATTTATGGGCTCAGCGCTGTTCTTGCTTTTGGTGGATTACATCAGGAGCAGGAGCGGTAACTACATTCTGTAG